The window AACCTCCTTCTTATTAACTTTTCCACTCCCAAAGACCCAGCTGAGCCAGCTTCCACTGTTCTTGTGAACAGCAGGGGTCTCGGGCTCAGCCACCGGCCGGCTGCCAGTCTGGCACTGAGGGTTGGCCTCGGAGTGTTCTGGCTTGGTGATGGACATCATAGCAGGATGCTCAACATATCTAAGCCGGACATCTGTAATAAGTGGGAGAAGTCAGGCGACTCTGCTCATGTCACCATACAGAACAATCACTAGCTGACAGGTAGGAACGTCTTGCTCTGATACTCTGTTACAACCCAATCTTAACCTCCAAGCAGTCACAGGGATTACTGGAAGGTTCCTCAAGGATGCTGCgatcacatttttgttgttgtttcaaaATCAACAAATCCCGGCATATTACGTGAGGGCTTGCAAATTTGCCAATCGCCGCATTATttcaatgtaaatgtatttcggCATAAAACAGTCAAATCATCGCAATATCATCGTATAGAACTGACCCATTAACATATTACAAAAAGAGGGCTCGCAATTTCAACCAATCACCGCACATTTACTGCATAATAAGGTTCAATCAAGCCACACGTCAACAAATGTTTCCCTTGTCAGCTCATTTTCGCAAGAATTGCCGCAGCAAAATCTAGCATATTTGCCTGCAAATATCACAAAAATCCCTGCGATATCCTGGAGAGATTGACTGGATtacgaaaatgtatacactcactactgtaaatcgctctggataagagtgtctgctaaatgacgaaaatgtaaatagaAAATAGAGCTAAACCTGTTTTATGTAGAAAATGCATGAAAGTATTACAGCCATACACTCACATGAGCCATACATACACATTTGGTCTGTCACAACTTATTCCCACGCTATCACAATGGCAATGTCTTTACTTATTAGATAAGGCTTAAATGACCTCTTCTCTTGGAATAGAAATCCACAGGTGGAGTACACACTCCACCATCCCATTTCCACAGTGGTGCCAACATGGGGATGATGGGAGGTGGTTGTGGATGATTGTTTCCATTCTCCACAGGGACGCTGGCTGTGGGGAGGATCCCCTCCCTCTGTGCAGGAACACTGGCCTTTGGGAAGATCCACTCCCTGTGAGCAGGGACGCTGGCTGTTGGGAAGATTCCCTCCCCTTTGCGCAGTGACACTGGCCATCAGGAGGATCAACTCCCTCTGTGCAGTGATGATGACTGCTGGGAGAATCCCATCCCTCTGTGCAGGGACACTGGTTGATTGGAGGATCCCATCCCTCTGTGCAGGGATGAGGCCTGATGCTCGGAGGATCTCCTCCCTCTGTGCCGTGATGATGGCTGCTGGGAGAATCCCTTCCCTCTGTGCAGGGACACTGGTTGTTTGGAGGATCCCATCCCTCTGTGCAGGGATGAGGCCTGATGCTCGGAGGACCTCCTCCCTCTGCGCAGCAAAGTTGGCTTTTGGGAGGATCCCCTCCCCCTGCCCAGCGATGTTGGATGTTCCCCCCCACCCACTCTGTACAGCAACGTCGGCTGCTGGGATGATCTGCAGGTATAATA is drawn from Coregonus clupeaformis isolate EN_2021a unplaced genomic scaffold, ASM2061545v1 scaf1320, whole genome shotgun sequence and contains these coding sequences:
- the LOC123486774 gene encoding uncharacterized protein LOC123486774, encoding MDTFHICASQVGTSGQNWDNVAQNKCFHGVNKTCQQSSLEQGDIPSSLRHLTKIQILLNDVKQSINHMQGKLNTMQGQCIELQTAISKIIPAADVAVQSGWGGTSNIAGQGEGILPKANFAAQREEVLRASGLIPAQRDGILQTTSVPAQREGILPAAIITAQREEILRASGLIPAQRDGILQSTSVPAQRDGILPAGIFPTASVPAHREWIFPKASVPAQREGILPTASVPVENGNNHPQPPPIIPMLAPLWKWDGGVCTPPVDFYSKRRDVRLRYVEHPAMMSITKPEHSEANPQCQTGSRPVAEPETPAVHKNSGSWLSWVFGSGKVNKKEVHLPEDKDRSIVWDPTLHRWVDKTEPKAEVYT